The proteins below are encoded in one region of Pseudomonas entomophila L48:
- the tsaB gene encoding tRNA (adenosine(37)-N6)-threonylcarbamoyltransferase complex dimerization subunit type 1 TsaB produces MTTLLALDTATEACSVALLHDGKVTSHYEVIPRMHAQKLLPMIKQLLADAGVALSAVDAIAFGRGPGAFTGVRIAIGVVQGLAFALERPVLPVSNLAALAQGALRERGVQQVAAAIDARMDEVYWGCYQAQQGEMRLVGQEMVLPPERVALPDGQGAEWFGAGTGWGYAERLAAQVSASDAAALPNALDILSLASFAWSRGEAVAAEQAQPVYLRDNVATPKAR; encoded by the coding sequence ATGACCACCCTGCTGGCCCTGGATACCGCCACCGAAGCCTGTTCCGTTGCCCTGCTGCATGATGGCAAGGTAACCAGTCACTACGAGGTCATCCCGCGCATGCATGCGCAGAAGCTGCTGCCCATGATCAAGCAGTTGCTGGCCGACGCCGGTGTGGCGTTGAGCGCCGTCGATGCCATCGCCTTTGGTCGCGGGCCGGGCGCGTTCACTGGCGTGCGCATCGCCATCGGCGTGGTCCAGGGGTTGGCCTTCGCCCTGGAGCGTCCGGTGCTGCCGGTATCGAACCTGGCCGCCCTGGCCCAGGGCGCGTTGCGCGAGCGTGGCGTGCAGCAGGTGGCAGCGGCCATCGATGCGCGCATGGACGAGGTGTACTGGGGGTGCTACCAGGCACAGCAGGGCGAGATGCGCCTGGTCGGCCAGGAAATGGTGCTGCCACCAGAACGTGTAGCCTTGCCAGACGGGCAGGGTGCTGAATGGTTCGGTGCCGGTACCGGCTGGGGCTACGCCGAGCGTCTGGCGGCGCAGGTCAGCGCCAGCGATGCCGCCGCGTTGCCCAACGCTCTGGATATCCTCAGCCTGGCTTCGTTCGCCTGGAGCCGAGGCGAGGCCGTCGCCGCCGAGCAGGCGCAACCGGTATACCTGCGCGATAATGTAGCTACGCCCAAGGCGCGCTGA
- the ppc gene encoding phosphoenolpyruvate carboxylase, producing MSDIDQRLREDVHLLGELLGETIRQQHGEAFLQKIEDIRHSAKADRRGEGEQLSSTLGDLAEEDLLPVARAFNQFLNLANIAEQYQLIHRRDTDQPEPFEARVLPELLARLKAAGHGNDALARQLARLDIQLVLTAHPTEVARRTLIQKYDAIAAQLAAQDHRDLIPAERQQVRERLRRLIAEAWHTEEIRRTRPTPVDEAKWGFAVIEHSLWQAVPNHLRKVDKALFEATGLRLPLESAPVRFASWMGGDRDGNPNVTAAVTREVLLLARWMAADLFLRDIDYLAAELSMQQASGALREQVGDSAEPYRALLKQLRDRLRATRAWAHASLAGPQPASAAVLVDNRDLIAPLELCYQSLHACGMGVIADGPLLDSLRRAVTFGLFLVRLDVRQDAARHRDALSEITDYLGLGRYADWDEERRIEFLQHELKNRRPLLPAHFKPAAETAEVLATCREIAAAPAASLGSYVISMAGAASDVLAVQLLLKEAGLTRPMRVVPLFETLADLDNAGPVMERLLGLPGYRAGLHGPQEVMIGYSDSAKDAGTTAAAWAQYRAQENLVRICREHQVELLLFHGRGGTVGRGGGPAHAAILSQPPGSVGGRFRTTEQGEMIRFKFGLPGIAEQNLNLYLAAVLEATLLPPPPPEPAWRALMDQLAADGVKAYRGVVRDNPEFVEYFRQSTPEQELGRLPLGSRPAKRRAGGIESLRAIPWIFGWTQTRLMLPAWLGWETALSNALARGQADLLAQMREQWPFFRTRIDMLEMVLAKADAQIAEAYDQRLVQPRLLPLGAHLRDLLSQSCQVVLGLTGQQVLLAHSPETLEFIRLRNTYLDPLHRLQAELLARSRSREAALDSPLEQALLVTVAGIAAGLRNTG from the coding sequence ATGAGCGATATCGATCAGCGCCTGCGTGAGGATGTGCACCTGTTGGGGGAACTGCTCGGCGAGACCATTCGCCAGCAGCATGGCGAGGCGTTCCTGCAGAAGATCGAGGACATCCGCCACAGCGCCAAGGCCGACCGGCGCGGGGAGGGCGAGCAGCTCAGCTCCACCCTCGGCGACCTGGCCGAAGAAGACCTGCTGCCGGTGGCGCGGGCGTTCAACCAGTTCCTGAACCTGGCCAACATCGCCGAACAGTACCAGTTGATCCATCGTCGCGATACCGACCAGCCGGAGCCGTTCGAGGCCCGTGTGCTTCCCGAGCTGCTGGCGCGGTTGAAAGCGGCCGGGCACGGCAACGATGCCCTGGCCCGGCAATTGGCCAGGCTCGACATCCAGCTGGTGCTCACGGCCCACCCGACCGAAGTGGCACGTCGCACGCTGATCCAGAAGTACGACGCCATCGCCGCGCAGTTGGCGGCCCAGGATCACCGCGACCTGATTCCCGCCGAACGTCAGCAAGTGCGCGAGCGCCTGCGCCGGCTGATCGCCGAGGCCTGGCACACCGAAGAGATCCGGCGCACCCGACCCACGCCGGTGGACGAAGCCAAATGGGGCTTCGCGGTGATCGAGCATTCGCTGTGGCAGGCGGTGCCCAACCACCTGCGCAAGGTCGACAAGGCGCTGTTCGAGGCCACCGGCCTGCGCCTGCCGCTGGAGTCGGCGCCGGTGCGTTTCGCCTCGTGGATGGGCGGCGACCGTGACGGCAACCCCAACGTGACGGCTGCCGTCACCCGGGAGGTGCTGCTGCTGGCGCGCTGGATGGCGGCCGACCTGTTCCTGCGCGATATCGATTACCTGGCCGCCGAGCTGTCCATGCAGCAGGCCAGCGGTGCCCTGCGCGAGCAGGTCGGCGACAGCGCCGAACCCTACCGCGCGCTGCTCAAGCAACTGCGCGACCGTCTGCGTGCGACCCGCGCCTGGGCCCATGCCTCGCTGGCGGGCCCGCAGCCCGCCAGTGCCGCAGTGTTGGTGGACAACCGCGACCTGATCGCCCCGCTGGAGTTGTGCTACCAGTCGCTGCACGCCTGCGGCATGGGCGTGATCGCCGACGGTCCCTTGCTCGACAGCTTGCGCCGGGCGGTGACCTTCGGCCTGTTCCTGGTGCGCCTGGACGTGCGCCAGGATGCCGCCCGGCACCGTGATGCGCTGTCGGAAATCACCGATTACCTGGGCCTTGGGCGTTACGCCGATTGGGACGAAGAGCGCCGCATTGAGTTCCTCCAGCACGAACTGAAGAACCGCCGGCCATTGTTGCCCGCGCACTTCAAGCCGGCCGCCGAAACGGCCGAAGTATTGGCCACCTGCCGCGAGATCGCCGCCGCACCGGCCGCCTCGCTGGGCTCCTATGTGATTTCCATGGCCGGTGCCGCCTCGGATGTGCTGGCCGTGCAACTGCTGCTCAAGGAAGCCGGGCTGACCCGGCCGATGCGCGTGGTGCCGCTGTTCGAGACCCTGGCTGACCTGGACAATGCCGGGCCAGTGATGGAGCGCCTGCTGGGGTTGCCGGGTTACCGCGCGGGCCTGCACGGCCCGCAGGAAGTGATGATTGGCTACTCCGACTCGGCCAAGGACGCGGGCACCACGGCGGCTGCGTGGGCCCAGTACCGCGCCCAGGAGAACCTGGTGCGCATCTGCCGCGAGCACCAGGTCGAGCTGCTGCTGTTCCATGGCCGTGGCGGCACCGTCGGGCGCGGCGGCGGCCCGGCCCACGCGGCGATCCTGTCGCAGCCGCCAGGTTCGGTGGGCGGTCGTTTCCGCACGACAGAGCAGGGCGAGATGATCCGTTTCAAGTTCGGCCTCCCAGGTATCGCCGAACAGAATCTCAACCTGTACCTCGCCGCCGTGCTGGAGGCGACCTTGCTGCCGCCGCCACCGCCTGAGCCCGCCTGGCGGGCACTGATGGACCAATTGGCCGCCGACGGCGTGAAGGCTTACCGGGGCGTGGTGCGGGACAACCCGGAGTTCGTCGAGTACTTCCGCCAGTCCACTCCGGAGCAGGAGCTCGGGCGCCTGCCGCTGGGCAGTCGCCCGGCCAAGCGTCGCGCCGGGGGGATCGAAAGCCTGCGGGCGATTCCATGGATCTTCGGCTGGACCCAGACCCGCCTGATGCTGCCGGCCTGGCTGGGCTGGGAGACCGCGCTGAGCAACGCATTGGCGCGAGGACAGGCCGACCTGCTGGCGCAGATGCGCGAGCAGTGGCCGTTCTTCCGCACTCGCATCGACATGCTCGAGATGGTCCTGGCCAAGGCCGACGCGCAGATCGCCGAGGCCTACGACCAACGTCTGGTGCAACCGCGGCTGCTACCGTTGGGCGCGCACCTGCGCGACCTATTGTCGCAGTCGTGCCAGGTGGTGCTGGGCTTGACCGGGCAACAGGTGCTACTGGCGCACAGTCCCGAAACCCTGGAATTCATCCGCCTGCGCAACACCTACCTGGACCCGCTGCACCGCTTGCAGGCCGAGCTGCTGGCCCGCTCGCGCAGCCGCGAAGCCGCTCTGGACAGCCCGCTGGAGCAGGCCTTGCTGGTCACCGTGGCCGGTATTGCCGCCGGGTTGCGCAACACCGGCTGA
- the adk gene encoding adenylate kinase codes for MRVILLGAPGAGKGTQAKFITEKFGIPQISTGDMLRAAVKAGTPLGLELKKVMDAGQLVSDELIISLVKERIAQPDCAKGCLFDGFPRTIPQAEAMVAAGVDIDAVVEIAVDDEEIVGRMAGRRVHLASGRTYHIVYNPPKVEGKDDVTGEDLIQRDDDREETVRHRLSVYHSQTKPLVDFYQKLSAANAGKPKYSHIEGVGSVESITAKVLAALS; via the coding sequence ATGCGCGTAATTCTGCTGGGAGCTCCCGGGGCCGGTAAAGGTACTCAGGCAAAGTTCATCACCGAGAAGTTCGGTATTCCACAGATCTCCACCGGTGACATGCTGCGTGCCGCCGTCAAGGCCGGCACCCCACTGGGCTTGGAGCTCAAGAAAGTCATGGATGCCGGCCAGCTGGTCTCCGACGAGCTGATCATCAGCCTGGTCAAGGAGCGCATCGCCCAGCCGGATTGCGCCAAAGGCTGCCTGTTCGACGGTTTCCCGCGCACCATCCCGCAAGCTGAAGCCATGGTCGCCGCCGGTGTCGACATCGACGCCGTGGTCGAGATCGCCGTGGACGATGAAGAAATCGTCGGCCGCATGGCGGGCCGTCGCGTACACCTGGCTTCGGGCCGCACCTACCACATCGTCTATAACCCGCCGAAAGTAGAAGGCAAGGATGATGTCACCGGTGAAGACCTGATCCAGCGTGACGACGACCGGGAAGAAACCGTGCGTCATCGTCTGTCGGTCTACCACAGCCAGACCAAGCCGCTGGTGGACTTCTACCAGAAGCTGTCGGCCGCGAACGCCGGCAAGCCGAAGTACAGCCACATCGAAGGTGTCGGTTCGGTCGAGTCGATCACTGCCAAGGTGCTGGCCGCCCTGAGCTGA
- a CDS encoding DUF72 domain-containing protein → MIPSPLPYYLGCPSWSENAWRDYLYPTDSRPTEFLGLYSRVFNAVEGNTTFYARPAPATVERWAQAMPPGFRFTAKFPGDVSHGGDLRAQLDSAIDFTRLMAPLGQRVSPYWLQLPAQFGPARMGELAHFLDEIGVPVAVEVRNDAFFARGEEERQLNRLLHERGVERICLDPRALFSCTSRDPGVLHAQAKKPKVPPRPCAFSQHPQVRFIGHPELAANETFLTPWVDKVAAWIEEGRSPYMFLHTSDNRLAAALAQHFHQRLMARLPGLAALPELPRAPEVEQLGLL, encoded by the coding sequence ATGATTCCATCACCCCTCCCTTACTACCTTGGTTGTCCGTCCTGGAGCGAAAACGCCTGGCGCGATTACCTGTACCCCACCGATTCCCGTCCCACTGAATTTCTCGGCCTGTACAGCCGGGTGTTCAATGCCGTCGAAGGCAACACCACCTTCTATGCCCGTCCCGCCCCCGCTACCGTGGAGCGCTGGGCCCAGGCCATGCCGCCCGGTTTTCGTTTTACCGCCAAGTTCCCCGGTGATGTCAGTCATGGGGGCGATCTGCGTGCCCAGCTCGACTCGGCTATCGACTTCACTCGCCTGATGGCGCCGTTGGGGCAGCGGGTATCGCCTTACTGGCTGCAGTTGCCCGCGCAGTTCGGTCCGGCGCGCATGGGTGAACTGGCCCATTTTCTCGACGAGATCGGTGTGCCGGTGGCCGTGGAGGTGCGCAACGATGCGTTCTTCGCCCGGGGCGAGGAAGAGCGTCAGCTCAACCGATTGCTGCATGAGCGTGGCGTCGAACGTATCTGCCTGGACCCACGGGCCCTGTTCAGTTGCACTTCGCGTGATCCCGGCGTGTTGCATGCGCAGGCCAAGAAGCCCAAGGTACCGCCGCGCCCTTGCGCGTTCAGCCAGCACCCGCAGGTGCGTTTCATCGGCCACCCTGAGCTGGCAGCCAATGAAACCTTCCTCACCCCTTGGGTCGACAAGGTCGCGGCCTGGATCGAGGAGGGTCGTAGCCCATACATGTTCCTGCATACTTCGGACAATCGCCTGGCCGCCGCCCTGGCGCAGCATTTCCACCAACGCCTGATGGCACGTCTGCCTGGGCTGGCTGCATTGCCGGAATTGCCGCGTGCCCCCGAGGTCGAACAACTGGGGCTACTCTGA